From candidate division TA06 bacterium, one genomic window encodes:
- a CDS encoding 2-phosphosulfolactate phosphatase: MSIRIDVAVIPAEMPEQGFAGKAVAVIDVLRASTSMVAALEAGAKEIIPLASIEETTRLAETMGRETVVLCGERDGNKINGFDLGNSPLEFTPEKVKGKSLLMATTNGTVAVARAKGASLIAVGCLINAKALVPVLTGASAEIVLLCSGKQGRVSLEDLLCAGYLTKLIKDQSPDAELNDGARVARDIYEKHKGRLTRAVRESDHGSYLAGLGYLTDIEYATQPDASSTVPVMKDGRIVKI, translated from the coding sequence TTGAGCATCAGGATCGACGTAGCCGTGATACCGGCCGAAATGCCGGAGCAGGGTTTTGCCGGCAAGGCGGTGGCGGTGATAGACGTGCTTCGGGCCTCCACCTCCATGGTGGCGGCGCTGGAGGCCGGTGCCAAGGAGATAATTCCCCTGGCCAGCATTGAGGAAACCACCCGGCTGGCCGAGACCATGGGCCGGGAAACGGTGGTCTTGTGCGGAGAACGGGACGGCAACAAAATCAACGGTTTTGACCTTGGGAATTCCCCGTTGGAGTTTACCCCGGAAAAAGTAAAGGGCAAAAGCCTTTTGATGGCCACCACCAACGGGACGGTGGCGGTGGCCCGGGCCAAGGGGGCATCGCTGATAGCGGTGGGCTGCCTGATAAATGCCAAGGCTCTGGTCCCGGTGCTGACCGGAGCCTCGGCCGAGATAGTCCTGTTATGTTCCGGCAAACAGGGCCGGGTCTCGCTGGAGGATCTGCTCTGCGCCGGATATCTGACTAAACTGATCAAGGACCAATCCCCCGATGCCGAACTGAACGACGGCGCCAGGGTGGCCCGGGATATCTATGAAAAGCATAAGGGCCGTCTGACCAGGGCCGTCAGGGAAAGCGACCATGGCAGCTACCTGGCCGGCCTGGGTTATCTTACTGACATAGAGTATGCCACTCAGCCCGATGCCAGCAGCACCGTGCCGGTGATGAAGGACGGCCGGATAGTCAAAATTTAG
- a CDS encoding YgiT-type zinc finger protein encodes MKERFMPREARWQGRLFIFENVPRGVCTQCGEKVLKPDIAKAIDRTFHEQRMPKKPSKFPSIRFALTPHSGAYPALRLRRSAKFPAGRL; translated from the coding sequence GTGAAAGAACGGTTTATGCCCCGGGAAGCCAGATGGCAGGGGCGTTTATTCATCTTTGAAAATGTTCCTAGGGGCGTCTGTACCCAATGCGGAGAAAAAGTATTAAAGCCGGATATAGCGAAGGCAATTGATCGGACCTTCCATGAGCAAAGGATGCCTAAAAAACCATCCAAGTTCCCGTCTATTCGTTTTGCCCTGACGCCGCATAGCGGAGCGTATCCGGCTCTGCGCCTGCGGCGCTCCGCTAAATTCCCCGCCGGCAGGCTCTGA